DNA from Leptospira harrisiae:
ACCGGAAATAAATTCGATGCCCACTAGAGAGCTAAAATATCGCGAAATCACCATTCGAGACATTTTAACCCACCAATCGGGATTACCTTCTGATTTGGCTTCCGGTTTTTTCCTTTCCCCAGATGCAAAAGAACCTGAGATATTAGCTGCTTTTCGTACCCTCCCACAAACTCTACCTTTGACGGAAAGAAACGAACCTGGGAAAACCCATTCCTATTCCAATTATGGATTTGGACTTTTGGGAAATATCATTGAACGTACATCAGGCGTTGGCATTGAAGAATACTTCCAAAAGAATATTTTTATGAAAGCAGGAATGAAACATTCCACCTTGTTAGAGTTAAATGACGGTTCAGAGTTAGTATCTGGATATTCTGGTTTACTTTGGAAAACAAAAACACAACTGCCTGTGATTCGTGATTTGACGGCAGGTTCTTTATCGACCACCGGGGAAGATATGGGGCTTTTTATGAAGGCATTCTTCCAAAGCAAAAGGGGAGGTGGCTTACTTTCAGAAGCCAGTTTTTCTGAATTCCATCGTATCCAAAACGGCCCTAGTTCCAATTTTCAAATGAAACTAGGTCTTCCTGTTTTGATAGAGGAAATGGTGAGTGGAGAAAAATCCATATGGATTTCCGGTCACTCTGGATCCTTACCACCGTTTTTTGCAGATTTGGTGTATGAACCAGAATCCGAAACTACAAGTTTTATTGTGGGAAATACTCTGAGTTTTGCAACAGGATCCATCCGACCAACGAACAAAGAATTGTTGGAAATTGTATACGAATACAAAACAGGATTGAAATTAGAATCTCCTCCTTTGCCAGAACGCAAAAACCAAAACCGTTTAGATGGTTTTTATGGCCTTTATGTTTCTCCTTTGAGTGTTCACGAAGTAAAACCCGGCAATCCACCTAAAATTGAAATGATGGGTTTTGACTTTGATTTGGTGGAAAAAGAAAATCGATTCGGAACCAACTTACGTTTGTTTTTCGGTTTGATTCCTATAAAAGATAAAACATTAGAATCTATGCGGATCGAATTTGAACCCTGGGAAGGGAATTCTGTTTTTACTTTGTATTCACTAAATGCTGCCAAAGGAAGTTGGGGTTTTGGAGTTTTGGTCCGACCTGATTACCGGTTGCCAGAAAAATCTTTTTTTACAACTTATAAAACGAAGGATCCGTATTCACTCATTTCCAGAGTGGAGCTTAAAGTAGATAAACGTGGATTTATCAATGCAAAAATTTATTATTTGTTAGGTGGTATGGAAAATACTAACCAATTCCCTTGCCAATTAGAATCAGAATCCACACTTCGGATATTAGGTTTTGGTCGCAATTTAGGGGAGAGGATGGATCTAAAAAAAGTGGATGGGAAACCGGTGCTCGTATATTCGGGGATTCAGTTTTTGGGGGAATAAGGGGCAGGGGTAGAGATATACTATTGCCTAATCGAAACTAGGCAATGGTAAGAGGTTGTTAGTCTCCTCTTGCGATCGTACAAATGCTAGTAAAAAGACCAAAAATATTAGTATATTGATAATCAACAGCTTTCACAACCTTGATTCCACCATCTTCTTGGGCACTCTTAATACTTGCATCTCCAACAGTAATTGCATAAGCAATGGAATACGCACAAGCATCTCCAGTTTTAGCTCCAACTTCGGTTGCAGTTGAAATATCCTTATTGAGTGTTACATTGGTGTACAAGTATCCTGGGTTAATTCCATATCCTGGACCAGCAACGGAACAATTGAAAAGGGCAAACCCTATCATCATAACAAATAAAAGGTTAATTTTTTTCATCTTAGTCTCCTCTCGCAATTGTACAAACTCTGCTGTATAAGAGAGTTAACAAAGAAAGTCGTGAATAATCAACAGCTTTCACAACTTTGATTCCACCTTGTTCTGCCGCTGCACCAATGCCACCATCTCCTAAATACAAGATAGAAAGAATACCGTGAGTACAAGCAGTTCCTGTTTTTGTTCCAAGGTCATTTCCAGTGGAAACGTCTTTGTTCATTGTAATATTCTGAAAAAGATATCCCGGTGGTGTTGTGTATTGAACGGAACAATTGGCAAAAAAAACAGCGATGATTAATATACCTAATACTTTAATTAAATTCTTCATTAGTCTCCCCTTGCAATTGTACAAACTCTTGTCCAGAAGCCAAGAAAACCAGTGATTTGGTAGTCTACTGCTTTTACTTTTTTCATATCTACTTTTGCACTTGCTTCTTTAATTCCGCCTTCGCCAGTTGTCATCCAACCCATAATGTTGGATACACATGCTTTACCAGTTTTTGTTCCAAGGTCTGTACCGGTTGAAACGTCTTTATTCAAAGTGTAGTTTTGGAACACTGCAAACCCACCAGTCTGATACCCTGATGAACAATTCACCAAAGCGACTAGAGAAAAAATTGCAATCGATGCTATTTTTAACTTCATATTTGTCTCCTAGGCGACGATTGGAAATTTTCTTGGGATTTCAATCAAATCAAAAAAAAAACATTTATGCAAATAAAGAAAAACTGAACAGTTTGGCGCCTTTTTTTTAATTTGACTTGGGAGTAGGCCTCACATAACTCTGGTCAGATAAGTTCCCCTAATACAGATTTCACGCCAACTTTCGTTCTTGTGTTAGTGTATCATCTTTTTTGATTCACTTCTGGAATTTTGGCTGAAAGCTCATAAGCTCATAAGTTTAGAAGTCCTAGAAAGTGAATGGTGTTCAATAGCCAGAAGATGGCCATTAGGTGCATTTTCCAGCAGAAGCATTTGTAGTTGAAATTTTTACGTTCAAAAGGGGGATTCCGAGTAAAGGGACATTATTTTATTAGAAACAGTTTGCTTTATTCTAAAAATAAAACTGGGCGGAGGGGTGAATCGAACAGATCGTATTTTTTGATGAGGCGTTCTCGTTTGTCTAGTGTTAGTTAGAATCGCAGTAATCGATTATTTTCCTTTCGTAATCAAAAAGTTTTTGACTAAAATAAATCCTTCCGTTAGCCTTCGACCGAATTTGATTCGAAAGTTTCAAAAGGAGAATTCGAAATGGGAAAAAGAATTACCTCAATCCTATTTTTGTCTGCTGCCGTTGTAGCTGTCGCACTGACATCTACTGCTGTAGAAGCAAAAAAATATGGTATGGCTGGTTGTGGGCTGGGAACATACGTGTTCCATAAGAATGACGGTGAGCAAATCTTAGTTGCTACAACAAATGGAATTTACGCTAACCAATCTTTTGGCATTACATCTGGAACTTCCAACTGTACTGCTGACGGTGTTGTGAAACAAGACAAAGTACAAGAGTTGTTTGTAACAATGAATTACGATTCTCTAGGCCAAGAAATGGCTTCTGGGAAAGGGGAAAAATTAGAGTCTCTTGGTAGCCTTCTAGGTTGCTCTAGTGATTCAATTTCAAGATTTAGCCAAGTGACGAAAGAAAACTACGCTAAACTCATCACCGAAGATTCAACTCCCGCAAGTTTACTTTCCGCAGTTAAATCAGAAGTTAAAAGCGATAAAATCCTCGCTAAGTCTTGCTCACAAATCTAAGGAGATATGAAATAAAATGAAAAAGTTAACACTCATCTCCACGATCGGAATCTCTATGGTTCTCCTTGCTTCTCAAATGTCTGCTGCACCTAAATATGGTATGGCGGGATGTGGACTAGGAACTCTTGTCATGCCTGGTGGTAATCAGATATTTGTTGCTACAACAAATGGAACTGCGGGAAGCCAAACTTTTGGGATCACTACTGGAACTTCAAACTGTACAGCAGATGGCGTTGCCCAAAAAGAACATGCACGTGAAATTTATGTGCATATGAACTTTGATAGTTTGGAACAAGAAATGGCAGCTGGTAAAGGGGAAAAACTTTCTAACCTAGCCACTCTTTTTGAATGTAAATCTGGTGCTCGATTCAGCGAAGTAGTGAAAGAAAACTACTCTAGAATCTTCACTGAAGAATCAAAAGCAAACCCTAGTTTGATGTTGTCAAACCTCCATGAAACTCTGGAAAAAGACCAAACAGTAAAAAATTACTGCAAAATCTAAACCTTTGTAAAAAATCAGAACATCCAAC
Protein-coding regions in this window:
- a CDS encoding serine hydrolase domain-containing protein; translation: MNPGSPKKVKPSTKSLSKTKSKEKEESILPFHPLPLFFPIPVSLNRKSKSFFLILNIFIFFQCSSLQEKPNAVYHKNLSATEKVVSSKIEELQKSGIKSLSFMYMLGDGVVHSGTLGINNKDQIHRFKIGSITKLFTGIALLQLQERGKLRLDDPVSKYLPEINSMPTRELKYREITIRDILTHQSGLPSDLASGFFLSPDAKEPEILAAFRTLPQTLPLTERNEPGKTHSYSNYGFGLLGNIIERTSGVGIEEYFQKNIFMKAGMKHSTLLELNDGSELVSGYSGLLWKTKTQLPVIRDLTAGSLSTTGEDMGLFMKAFFQSKRGGGLLSEASFSEFHRIQNGPSSNFQMKLGLPVLIEEMVSGEKSIWISGHSGSLPPFFADLVYEPESETTSFIVGNTLSFATGSIRPTNKELLEIVYEYKTGLKLESPPLPERKNQNRLDGFYGLYVSPLSVHEVKPGNPPKIEMMGFDFDLVEKENRFGTNLRLFFGLIPIKDKTLESMRIEFEPWEGNSVFTLYSLNAAKGSWGFGVLVRPDYRLPEKSFFTTYKTKDPYSLISRVELKVDKRGFINAKIYYLLGGMENTNQFPCQLESESTLRILGFGRNLGERMDLKKVDGKPVLVYSGIQFLGE
- a CDS encoding TRL domain-containing protein, which produces MKKINLLFVMMIGFALFNCSVAGPGYGINPGYLYTNVTLNKDISTATEVGAKTGDACAYSIAYAITVGDASIKSAQEDGGIKVVKAVDYQYTNIFGLFTSICTIARGD
- a CDS encoding TRL domain-containing protein, giving the protein MKNLIKVLGILIIAVFFANCSVQYTTPPGYLFQNITMNKDVSTGNDLGTKTGTACTHGILSILYLGDGGIGAAAEQGGIKVVKAVDYSRLSLLTLLYSRVCTIARGD
- a CDS encoding TRL domain-containing protein, yielding MKLKIASIAIFSLVALVNCSSGYQTGGFAVFQNYTLNKDVSTGTDLGTKTGKACVSNIMGWMTTGEGGIKEASAKVDMKKVKAVDYQITGFLGFWTRVCTIARGD
- a CDS encoding DUF3015 domain-containing protein: MGKRITSILFLSAAVVAVALTSTAVEAKKYGMAGCGLGTYVFHKNDGEQILVATTNGIYANQSFGITSGTSNCTADGVVKQDKVQELFVTMNYDSLGQEMASGKGEKLESLGSLLGCSSDSISRFSQVTKENYAKLITEDSTPASLLSAVKSEVKSDKILAKSCSQI
- a CDS encoding DUF3015 family protein, with protein sequence MKKLTLISTIGISMVLLASQMSAAPKYGMAGCGLGTLVMPGGNQIFVATTNGTAGSQTFGITTGTSNCTADGVAQKEHAREIYVHMNFDSLEQEMAAGKGEKLSNLATLFECKSGARFSEVVKENYSRIFTEESKANPSLMLSNLHETLEKDQTVKNYCKI